In Onychostoma macrolepis isolate SWU-2019 chromosome 04, ASM1243209v1, whole genome shotgun sequence, one DNA window encodes the following:
- the arid2 gene encoding AT-rich interactive domain-containing protein 2 isoform X1 produces the protein MANSTGKNLPEQRRKGQAFLDELRQFHHSRGSPFKKVPVVGGKELDLGALYMRVVSLGGFAKVSDKNQWAELSEDFNFPRSCSNAAFVLKQYYLRYLEKYEKVHHFGEEDEEEQPGNPKHLLPIGAIPTSYNYQQHTVSDYLRQSYGLSTDFVPPSDYNKLVLSLLSGLPNEVDFAINVCTLLSNESKHAMQLEKEPKLVTLLLAHAGVFDDSLGSFSALFGTDWQEKTSRDFVRFWKDVIEDNEVKDLISDKSCTPQIGLETRGVCTPLFHPARAVGIGDVEGQRVLQVAMILRNLSFEEANIKLLAANRTCLRFLLLCAHCTFVHLRQLGLDTLGNVAGELQLDPVDFRTTHLMFHTITKCLLSRDRFLKMRAMEILGNLSKVEDNGVLICEYVDQESYREVIALLTLPDIMLVISALEVLYQLAELGEITCSKISSVERSIDLLVRLVSVDLHTFGPDALTAVKLIEHQASSSQVSEVRPQLVEHVPPPTQGTPGAVNRAPVQSTPPPGIVEVDGEKFTTQWLNAHFEVHPDGSVSRSEMYSEYLAACSKMARGGVLTSNNFYKCLRTLFPNHTVKRVEDTRLSGQAQIHVVGVRKRSIPLPVQLYYQQQQQASPAPVPKHEAPSETPQPQTALPPGVGGQLVRGPAPSLTAGQAAPQVAFTMHGTSHANAPSAPAPAPTVPRLPMNPPGQAALPPPCPPATAPVLIRPNDILKTAMIQSSIPTATAAPAVPNHSGSPTQQPLLRHAPITLIHQGPPPQGHVFTGRVQGVCPSVAQQRLQAPQGQQGAPSQEAVVLAPPQYVSAPCTSLMAGGQVVTVSGVTSNRGVFQNIAPKPAPQAQSPQPQPQQPQQQSLVIVSQNQQPNTAFAPAIHQIVLTNPSSQTIQTQPTQSPASPNAPIPNPAPVQQATPNTVSHMLSVKRQFQQTPPPPPPPAQPTSTESSLIKQLLLPKRGPSTPGGKLILPAPQVPAPASTRAPSPQVVYQVTNSGPMPSQPQLNVQIMQSPLQATGAVPISILPGQIISTSTPGTLLQATPSNQVTFTVVPNSGFPGQGAQTPPTIGLQLTPPLPIAGATPIPPFRGDKIICQKEEEAKDATGLHIHERKIEVMENNSVTDSSAKASNGESAEVDGPAAKLLNGRKFDSSLPPYHSGNSQAEALNGPAAQGGDSGGPGKQTPSDPKKLMVNGVCDFDRSDATHPSKNIPNHKASKHMGNGEVLSPQKAHGALGLTDSLAAPQQDTAKAEQAERLANGPSHGAEISNGPNSETLGLRQQHPPHNHSPPPPVSEPPPLPPANGTSESRPLKRPLEDGDRGTSGIPTKMGVRIVTISDPNNAGNISTMVAVPAGADPSTVAKVAIENAAQQRPCVPSPLPETNAQQPVSVQTPPPVDPAAQGTNQSSPAPALSPDQARKPGQNFRCLWQACKRWFDTPSQVFYHAATHHGGKDAYPGQCQWEGCEPFPRQRLSFITHLQDKHCSREALLAALKLEEQTQGSNPNTSKSPPAAVSSPPPPRPQKALVNHPSAALMALRRGSRNLVFRDFTDDKEGPMTKHIRLTAALTLKSIAKYSDCGRKLVRRHENHLSVLALSTMEVSTTLAKCLYELTRSLQA, from the exons CTATCTAGAGAAGTATGAAAAGGTGCATCACTTTGGAGAGGAAGATGAAGAGGAGCAGCCTGGGAATCCTAAACATTTGCTTCCAATTGGTGCAATACCCACGTCATACAACTACCAGCAACACACTGTATCAG ACTATCTCCGCCAGAGCTATGGGCTGTCGACGGATTTCGTCCCTCCATCCGATTACAACAAACTGGTGCTGTCTCTCCTGTCTGGGCTCCCGAATGAAGTGGACTTTGCCATTAATGTGTGCACGCTCCTGTCCAACGAGAGCAAGCACGCCATGCAGCTAGAAAAAGAGCCCAAACTCGTCACGCTGCTGCTGGCACACGCGGGAGTCTTCGACGACT CATTAGGCAGCTTTTCTGCTCTGTTTGGGACAGACTGGCAGGAGAAAACGTCACGAGACTTTGTGAGG ttttggaAAGATGTCATTGAAGACAATGAAGTCAAAGATCTCATCTCAGACAAGAGCTGCACACCCCAAA ttggaTTAGAGACGAGGGGCGTCTGCACTCCTCTCTTCCACCCGGCACGTGCCGTAGGCATCGGAGACGTCGAGGGCCAGCGGGTGTTGCAGGTGGCAATGATTCTGAGGAACTTGTCCTTCGAGGAGGCCAACATCAAACTCCTGGCAGCTAATCGCACATGTCTGCGCTTCCTCTTACTCTGTGCGCACTGCACCTTCGTTCATCTGCGGCAGCTGGGTCTCGACACGCTCGGCAACGTCGCCGGAGAG CTTCAGTTGGATCCAGTTGATTTCCGAACAACGCATCTGATGTTTCACACCATCACGAAGTGTTTGTTGTCACGGGatcgttttctcaaaatgaggg CCATGGAAATTCTCGGGAACCTGAGTAAAGTGGAGGATAACGGCGTTCTGATCTGCGAGTATGTGGATCAGGAGTCGTACCGAGAAGTCATCGCCCTCCTGACGCTACCGGACATCATGCTGGTCATCTCTGCGCTGGAGGTCCTGTACCAGCTGGCCGAGCTTGGGGAGATCAcatgctctaaaatctcctccGTGGAGAGAAGCATAG ATCTTCTAGTGCGGTTGGTGTCAGTGGACCTGCACACGTTCGGACCGGATGCCCTGACGGCAGTAAAACTCATCGAGCATCAGGCCTCAAGTAGTCAGGTCTCAGAGGTTCGGCCGCAGCTTGTCGAGCACGTTCCTCCACCTACACAAGGCACTCCTGGCGCTG TGAACAGGGCGCCTGTGCAGTCTACGCCTCCGCCTGGGATTGTGGAAGTAGATGGAGAGAAATTCACAACTCAGTG GCTAAATGCTCATTTTGAGGTTCATCCAGACGGTTCGGTCTCTCGCTCTGAGATGTACTCTGAATATCTGGCGGCCTGCAGCAAGATGGCGCGGGGTGGAGTGTTAACATCCAATAACTTCTACAAATGCTTGAG GACGCTGTTTCCTAATCACACGGTGAAGCGTGTGGAGGACACACGGCTGAGTGGACAGGCTCAGATCCATGTGGTTGGTGTGCGGAAGAGGTCGATTCCTCTCCCCGTCCAGCTTTAttatcagcagcagcagcaggccAGTCCTGCACCAGTTCCTAAACACGAAGCTCCCTCAGAAACCCCTCAGCCCCAGACAG CGCTGCCTCCTGGTGTGGGAGGGCAGCTTGTCCGGGGACCAGCACCAAGCCTTACTGCCGGCCAGGCAGCACCACAGGTGGCCTTCACCATGCATGGAACGTCGCACGCCAACGCTCCCAGTGCTCCTGCGCCAGCCCCGACTGTTCCTCGACTCCCCATGAACCCACCAGGACAAGCTGCACTTCCTCCTCCATGCCCTCCCGCCACCGCCCCAGTTCTCATACGACCCAATGACATTCTCAAAACGGCCATGATCCAGAGCTCCATCCCCACGGCCACCGCTGCACCTGCTGTTCCTAACCACAGCGGCTCACCTACCCAGCAGCCCTTGCTCCGTCACGCTCCCATTACACTGATCCATCAGGGGCCGCCGCCCCAGGGACACGTTTTTACAGGTCGAGTACAAGGTGTTTGTCCTTCGGTGGCCCAACAGCGCCTGCAAGCCCCTCAGGGACAGCAAGGTGCCCCTTCCCAAGAGGCTGTGGTGCTCGCGCCGCCTCAGTATGTCAGTGCACCTTGCACTTCGCTGATGGCAGGAGGGCAGGTCGTGACTGTCTCAGGCGTGACTAGCAACCGCGGCGTGTTTCAAAATATCGCCCCCAAACCTGCACCACAAGCGCAGTCGCCACAGCCTCAACCTCAGCAACCGCAACAGCAAAGCTTAGTCATCGTCAGTCAGAATCAACAACCCAACACCGCATTTGCCCCAGCCATCCATCAAATCGTACTGACCAATCCCAGTTCTCAAACCATCCAAACGCAGCCCACACAGTCTCCCGCTTCCCCCAATGCACCGATCCCTAACCCCGCCCCTGTGCAGCAAGCCACGCCCAACACAGTCAGCCACATGCTGTCCGTCAAGCGGCAGTTTCAGCAGACTCCGCCCCCTCCTCCACCCCCAGCCCAACCTACCTCCACAGAATCTAGTCTGATCAAACAGTTACTGCTTCCGAAACGTGGTCCTTCCACCCCAGGCGGAAAACTCATACTCCCCGCTCCGCAAGTTCCCGCTCCTGCGAGCACGAGGGCGCCAAGCCCGCAAGTCGTATACCAGGTGACCAACAGTGGTCCGATGCCGTCTCAACCTCAGTTGAACGTGCAAATTATGCAGAGTCCCTTGCAGGCAACCGGTGCCGTTCCCATCTCCATCCTCCCAGGGCAGATCATCTCCACCTCCACCCCTGGCACCCTTCTGCAGGCTACGCCCAGCAACCAAGTTACCTTCACAGTAGTGCCAAATTCTGGCTTCCCCGGCCAGGGAGCGCAAACCCCGCCCACAATCGGCCTGCAGTTGACTCCGCCTCTGCCAATTGCAGGAGCCACGCCCATTCCGCCTTTCCGAGGTGACAAAATCATCTGCCAAAAGGAGGAGGAGGCCAAGGACGCCACGGGGCTGCACATCCATGAACGCAAGATCGAGGTCATGGAGAACAACTCCGTCACCGACAGTTCGGCCAAAGCCAGCAATGGTGAATCCGCAGAGGTGGATGGACCTGCGGCAAAGCTGCTCAACGGGAGGAAGTTTGACTCGAGTCTACCTCCATACCACTCAGGGAACAGCCAAGCAGAGGCACTAAACGGCCCTGCGGCGCAAGGCGGTGACAGCGGCGGCCCTGGGAAGCAGACGCCCTCTGACCCTAAAAAGCTAATGGTAAATGGGGTGTGCGACTTTGACCGGTCGGACGCCACCCATCCGAGCAAAAACATTCCAAATCACAAGGCTTCCAAACACATGGGGAACGGCGAGGTGTTGTCACCTCAGAAAGCGCATGGAGCTTTGGGCCTCACGGACTCTCTTGCTGCTCCTCAGCAGGACACTGCCAAAGCAGAGCAGGCCGAACGCCTGGCCAACGGGCCAAGCCACGGCGCTGAGATCTCCAACGGCCCTAACTCAGAGACATTGGGCCTGAGGCAACAGCACCCACCTCATAACCACTCCCCACCTCCGCCCGTCTCTGAGCCGCCGCCGTTGCCTCCCGCTAACGGCACCTCGGAGAGCCGGCCGCTGAAGAGACCGCTGGAGGACGGGGACAGAGGTACCTCCGGAATCCCCACCAAAATGGGCGTACGGATAGTGACCATCAGCGACCCCAACAATGCTGGTAACATCTCCACCATGGTGGCCGTTCCGGCGGGCGCAGACCCAAGCACAGTAGCAAAAGTAGCAATAGAGAATGCAGCGCAGCAGAGACCATGTGTGCCCTCGCCGCTTCCTGAAACCAATGCTCAG CAGCCTGTGTCAGTGCAGACTCCGCCTCCAGTGGATCCGGCTGCACAGGGAACCAATCAGAGTTCTCCAGCACCCGCCCTCTCTCCAGATCAAGCACGTAAACCTGGACAGAACTTCAGATGTCTGTGGCAGGCATGCAAACG GTGGTTTGACACGCcatcacaggtgttttaccaTGCAGCTACCCATCATGGCGGTAAAGACGCGTACCCAGGGCAGTGCCAATGGGAGGGCTGTGAACCTTTTCCTCGCCAGAGACTATCCTTCATCACGCACCTGCAG GATAAGCACTGCTCGAGGGAAGCGCTCTTAGCCGCTCTCAAACTGGAGGAGCAAACGCAAGGCAGCAACCCCAACACTTCCAA GTCTCCTCCAGCGGCGGTCAGCAGTCCTCCACCTCCCAGACCACAGAAAGCGCTCGTCAACCACCCCAGTGCAGCTCTGATGGCTTTACGTAGGGGCTCGCGAAACCTGGTGTTCAGGGACTTCACG gACGATAAAGAGGGACCAATGACCAAACACATTAGACTAACTGCTGCCTTAACGTTAAAGAGCATCGCCAAGTACTCTGATTGTGGGCGGAA attGGTAAGGCGGCATGAAAATCATCTCTCTGTGCTGGCGCTGAGCACTATGGAGGTCTCCACCACGCTCGCGAAATGCCTTTACGAACTCACGCGCTCTCTGCAGGCCTGA
- the arid2 gene encoding AT-rich interactive domain-containing protein 2 isoform X2, which translates to MANSTGKNLPEQRRKGQAFLDELRQFHHSRGSPFKKVPVVGGKELDLGALYMRVVSLGGFAKVSDKNQWAELSEDFNFPRSCSNAAFVLKQYYLRYLEKYEKVHHFGEEDEEEQPGNPKHLLPIGAIPTSYNYQQHTVSDYLRQSYGLSTDFVPPSDYNKLVLSLLSGLPNEVDFAINVCTLLSNESKHAMQLEKEPKLVTLLLAHAGVFDDSLGSFSALFGTDWQEKTSRDFVRFWKDVIEDNEVKDLISDKSCTPQIGLETRGVCTPLFHPARAVGIGDVEGQRVLQVAMILRNLSFEEANIKLLAANRTCLRFLLLCAHCTFVHLRQLGLDTLGNVAGELQLDPVDFRTTHLMFHTITKCLLSRDRFLKMRAMEILGNLSKVEDNGVLICEYVDQESYREVIALLTLPDIMLVISALEVLYQLAELGEITCSKISSVERSIDLLVRLVSVDLHTFGPDALTAVKLIEHQASSSQVSEVRPQLVEHVPPPTQGTPGAVNRAPVQSTPPPGIVEVDGEKFTTQWLNAHFEVHPDGSVSRSEMYSEYLAACSKMARGGVLTSNNFYKCLRTLFPNHTVKRVEDTRLSGQAQIHVVGVRKRSIPLPVQLYYQQQQQASPAPVPKHEAPSETPQPQTALPPGVGGQLVRGPAPSLTAGQAAPQVAFTMHGTSHANAPSAPAPAPTVPRLPMNPPGQAALPPPCPPATAPVLIRPNDILKTAMIQSSIPTATAAPAVPNHSGSPTQQPLLRHAPITLIHQGPPPQGHVFTGRVQGVCPSVAQQRLQAPQGQQGAPSQEAVVLAPPQYVSAPCTSLMAGGQVVTVSGVTSNRGVFQNIAPKPAPQAQSPQPQPQQPQQQSLVIVSQNQQPNTAFAPAIHQIVLTNPSSQTIQTQPTQSPASPNAPIPNPAPVQQATPNTVSHMLSVKRQFQQTPPPPPPPAQPTSTESSLIKQLLLPKRGPSTPGGKLILPAPQVPAPASTRAPSPQVVYQVTNSGPMPSQPQLNVQIMQSPLQATGAVPISILPGQIISTSTPGTLLQATPSNQVTFTVVPNSGFPGQGAQTPPTIGLQLTPPLPIAGATPIPPFRGDKIICQKEEEAKDATGLHIHERKIEVMENNSVTDSSAKASNGESAEVDGPAAKLLNGRKFDSSLPPYHSGNSQAEALNGPAAQGGDSGGPGKQTPSDPKKLMVNGVCDFDRSDATHPSKNIPNHKASKHMGNGEVLSPQKAHGALGLTDSLAAPQQDTAKAEQAERLANGPSHGAEISNGPNSETLGLRQQHPPHNHSPPPPVSEPPPLPPANGTSESRPLKRPLEDGDRGTSGIPTKMGVRIVTISDPNNAGNISTMVAVPAGADPSTVAKVAIENAAQQRPCVPSPLPETNAQPVSVQTPPPVDPAAQGTNQSSPAPALSPDQARKPGQNFRCLWQACKRWFDTPSQVFYHAATHHGGKDAYPGQCQWEGCEPFPRQRLSFITHLQDKHCSREALLAALKLEEQTQGSNPNTSKSPPAAVSSPPPPRPQKALVNHPSAALMALRRGSRNLVFRDFTDDKEGPMTKHIRLTAALTLKSIAKYSDCGRKLVRRHENHLSVLALSTMEVSTTLAKCLYELTRSLQA; encoded by the exons CTATCTAGAGAAGTATGAAAAGGTGCATCACTTTGGAGAGGAAGATGAAGAGGAGCAGCCTGGGAATCCTAAACATTTGCTTCCAATTGGTGCAATACCCACGTCATACAACTACCAGCAACACACTGTATCAG ACTATCTCCGCCAGAGCTATGGGCTGTCGACGGATTTCGTCCCTCCATCCGATTACAACAAACTGGTGCTGTCTCTCCTGTCTGGGCTCCCGAATGAAGTGGACTTTGCCATTAATGTGTGCACGCTCCTGTCCAACGAGAGCAAGCACGCCATGCAGCTAGAAAAAGAGCCCAAACTCGTCACGCTGCTGCTGGCACACGCGGGAGTCTTCGACGACT CATTAGGCAGCTTTTCTGCTCTGTTTGGGACAGACTGGCAGGAGAAAACGTCACGAGACTTTGTGAGG ttttggaAAGATGTCATTGAAGACAATGAAGTCAAAGATCTCATCTCAGACAAGAGCTGCACACCCCAAA ttggaTTAGAGACGAGGGGCGTCTGCACTCCTCTCTTCCACCCGGCACGTGCCGTAGGCATCGGAGACGTCGAGGGCCAGCGGGTGTTGCAGGTGGCAATGATTCTGAGGAACTTGTCCTTCGAGGAGGCCAACATCAAACTCCTGGCAGCTAATCGCACATGTCTGCGCTTCCTCTTACTCTGTGCGCACTGCACCTTCGTTCATCTGCGGCAGCTGGGTCTCGACACGCTCGGCAACGTCGCCGGAGAG CTTCAGTTGGATCCAGTTGATTTCCGAACAACGCATCTGATGTTTCACACCATCACGAAGTGTTTGTTGTCACGGGatcgttttctcaaaatgaggg CCATGGAAATTCTCGGGAACCTGAGTAAAGTGGAGGATAACGGCGTTCTGATCTGCGAGTATGTGGATCAGGAGTCGTACCGAGAAGTCATCGCCCTCCTGACGCTACCGGACATCATGCTGGTCATCTCTGCGCTGGAGGTCCTGTACCAGCTGGCCGAGCTTGGGGAGATCAcatgctctaaaatctcctccGTGGAGAGAAGCATAG ATCTTCTAGTGCGGTTGGTGTCAGTGGACCTGCACACGTTCGGACCGGATGCCCTGACGGCAGTAAAACTCATCGAGCATCAGGCCTCAAGTAGTCAGGTCTCAGAGGTTCGGCCGCAGCTTGTCGAGCACGTTCCTCCACCTACACAAGGCACTCCTGGCGCTG TGAACAGGGCGCCTGTGCAGTCTACGCCTCCGCCTGGGATTGTGGAAGTAGATGGAGAGAAATTCACAACTCAGTG GCTAAATGCTCATTTTGAGGTTCATCCAGACGGTTCGGTCTCTCGCTCTGAGATGTACTCTGAATATCTGGCGGCCTGCAGCAAGATGGCGCGGGGTGGAGTGTTAACATCCAATAACTTCTACAAATGCTTGAG GACGCTGTTTCCTAATCACACGGTGAAGCGTGTGGAGGACACACGGCTGAGTGGACAGGCTCAGATCCATGTGGTTGGTGTGCGGAAGAGGTCGATTCCTCTCCCCGTCCAGCTTTAttatcagcagcagcagcaggccAGTCCTGCACCAGTTCCTAAACACGAAGCTCCCTCAGAAACCCCTCAGCCCCAGACAG CGCTGCCTCCTGGTGTGGGAGGGCAGCTTGTCCGGGGACCAGCACCAAGCCTTACTGCCGGCCAGGCAGCACCACAGGTGGCCTTCACCATGCATGGAACGTCGCACGCCAACGCTCCCAGTGCTCCTGCGCCAGCCCCGACTGTTCCTCGACTCCCCATGAACCCACCAGGACAAGCTGCACTTCCTCCTCCATGCCCTCCCGCCACCGCCCCAGTTCTCATACGACCCAATGACATTCTCAAAACGGCCATGATCCAGAGCTCCATCCCCACGGCCACCGCTGCACCTGCTGTTCCTAACCACAGCGGCTCACCTACCCAGCAGCCCTTGCTCCGTCACGCTCCCATTACACTGATCCATCAGGGGCCGCCGCCCCAGGGACACGTTTTTACAGGTCGAGTACAAGGTGTTTGTCCTTCGGTGGCCCAACAGCGCCTGCAAGCCCCTCAGGGACAGCAAGGTGCCCCTTCCCAAGAGGCTGTGGTGCTCGCGCCGCCTCAGTATGTCAGTGCACCTTGCACTTCGCTGATGGCAGGAGGGCAGGTCGTGACTGTCTCAGGCGTGACTAGCAACCGCGGCGTGTTTCAAAATATCGCCCCCAAACCTGCACCACAAGCGCAGTCGCCACAGCCTCAACCTCAGCAACCGCAACAGCAAAGCTTAGTCATCGTCAGTCAGAATCAACAACCCAACACCGCATTTGCCCCAGCCATCCATCAAATCGTACTGACCAATCCCAGTTCTCAAACCATCCAAACGCAGCCCACACAGTCTCCCGCTTCCCCCAATGCACCGATCCCTAACCCCGCCCCTGTGCAGCAAGCCACGCCCAACACAGTCAGCCACATGCTGTCCGTCAAGCGGCAGTTTCAGCAGACTCCGCCCCCTCCTCCACCCCCAGCCCAACCTACCTCCACAGAATCTAGTCTGATCAAACAGTTACTGCTTCCGAAACGTGGTCCTTCCACCCCAGGCGGAAAACTCATACTCCCCGCTCCGCAAGTTCCCGCTCCTGCGAGCACGAGGGCGCCAAGCCCGCAAGTCGTATACCAGGTGACCAACAGTGGTCCGATGCCGTCTCAACCTCAGTTGAACGTGCAAATTATGCAGAGTCCCTTGCAGGCAACCGGTGCCGTTCCCATCTCCATCCTCCCAGGGCAGATCATCTCCACCTCCACCCCTGGCACCCTTCTGCAGGCTACGCCCAGCAACCAAGTTACCTTCACAGTAGTGCCAAATTCTGGCTTCCCCGGCCAGGGAGCGCAAACCCCGCCCACAATCGGCCTGCAGTTGACTCCGCCTCTGCCAATTGCAGGAGCCACGCCCATTCCGCCTTTCCGAGGTGACAAAATCATCTGCCAAAAGGAGGAGGAGGCCAAGGACGCCACGGGGCTGCACATCCATGAACGCAAGATCGAGGTCATGGAGAACAACTCCGTCACCGACAGTTCGGCCAAAGCCAGCAATGGTGAATCCGCAGAGGTGGATGGACCTGCGGCAAAGCTGCTCAACGGGAGGAAGTTTGACTCGAGTCTACCTCCATACCACTCAGGGAACAGCCAAGCAGAGGCACTAAACGGCCCTGCGGCGCAAGGCGGTGACAGCGGCGGCCCTGGGAAGCAGACGCCCTCTGACCCTAAAAAGCTAATGGTAAATGGGGTGTGCGACTTTGACCGGTCGGACGCCACCCATCCGAGCAAAAACATTCCAAATCACAAGGCTTCCAAACACATGGGGAACGGCGAGGTGTTGTCACCTCAGAAAGCGCATGGAGCTTTGGGCCTCACGGACTCTCTTGCTGCTCCTCAGCAGGACACTGCCAAAGCAGAGCAGGCCGAACGCCTGGCCAACGGGCCAAGCCACGGCGCTGAGATCTCCAACGGCCCTAACTCAGAGACATTGGGCCTGAGGCAACAGCACCCACCTCATAACCACTCCCCACCTCCGCCCGTCTCTGAGCCGCCGCCGTTGCCTCCCGCTAACGGCACCTCGGAGAGCCGGCCGCTGAAGAGACCGCTGGAGGACGGGGACAGAGGTACCTCCGGAATCCCCACCAAAATGGGCGTACGGATAGTGACCATCAGCGACCCCAACAATGCTGGTAACATCTCCACCATGGTGGCCGTTCCGGCGGGCGCAGACCCAAGCACAGTAGCAAAAGTAGCAATAGAGAATGCAGCGCAGCAGAGACCATGTGTGCCCTCGCCGCTTCCTGAAACCAATGCTCAG CCTGTGTCAGTGCAGACTCCGCCTCCAGTGGATCCGGCTGCACAGGGAACCAATCAGAGTTCTCCAGCACCCGCCCTCTCTCCAGATCAAGCACGTAAACCTGGACAGAACTTCAGATGTCTGTGGCAGGCATGCAAACG GTGGTTTGACACGCcatcacaggtgttttaccaTGCAGCTACCCATCATGGCGGTAAAGACGCGTACCCAGGGCAGTGCCAATGGGAGGGCTGTGAACCTTTTCCTCGCCAGAGACTATCCTTCATCACGCACCTGCAG GATAAGCACTGCTCGAGGGAAGCGCTCTTAGCCGCTCTCAAACTGGAGGAGCAAACGCAAGGCAGCAACCCCAACACTTCCAA GTCTCCTCCAGCGGCGGTCAGCAGTCCTCCACCTCCCAGACCACAGAAAGCGCTCGTCAACCACCCCAGTGCAGCTCTGATGGCTTTACGTAGGGGCTCGCGAAACCTGGTGTTCAGGGACTTCACG gACGATAAAGAGGGACCAATGACCAAACACATTAGACTAACTGCTGCCTTAACGTTAAAGAGCATCGCCAAGTACTCTGATTGTGGGCGGAA attGGTAAGGCGGCATGAAAATCATCTCTCTGTGCTGGCGCTGAGCACTATGGAGGTCTCCACCACGCTCGCGAAATGCCTTTACGAACTCACGCGCTCTCTGCAGGCCTGA